The following coding sequences are from one Sphingomonas sp. OV641 window:
- a CDS encoding alkaline phosphatase, with the protein MTVNRRGALGLIGSGTALALPGAALAAQAAKIRFDHGVASGDPASDGAVIWTRVTADGTTADVPVTWHVAASADGKSIASGKVTARSAADHTVKVEVTRLQPGRDYWYWFSGEGEERSPMGQFRTLPVGAADDLVLAIASCQLYPGGLFNAYADMAALPRLDAVVHLGDYIYEYGAEGYGVEIGRRLGRLPDPPHEILTLADYRRRHAQVKSDGDMQAAHARAAFICVWDDHEVANDGWIGGAENHDPATEGDWKARKAAAMQAYFEWMPIRDPKAGKPWEAINRSFEFGDLATLAMVETRLLARSRQAEVKGGTPGKEQFAAVMAERARPDRELLGPDQQRWLEGVLAQSVRAAKPWQLLGNQVIMARVAGPDLTTGPNAAASAARIAALPPAFRQRIEQAAAGYKAGLPFNFDAWDGYPAARERLYAAFRRAGSKPVVLAGDSHAAWANDLYDDGGALVASEFGATAITSPSYGSLLPGIGEALADANKEVAFCDQDSKGYTLLTLTPAAATAQFVAVSTVLAKPFDRRVAATYRALPGQARTTLEKL; encoded by the coding sequence ATGACGGTCAATCGACGTGGCGCGCTGGGCCTGATCGGCAGCGGTACGGCGCTGGCGCTGCCGGGCGCGGCTCTGGCAGCCCAGGCGGCGAAGATCCGCTTCGATCATGGCGTCGCGAGCGGCGATCCGGCGTCGGACGGCGCGGTCATCTGGACGCGTGTGACGGCAGACGGCACCACCGCGGACGTGCCGGTGACGTGGCACGTCGCCGCGTCGGCAGATGGAAAATCCATCGCGTCGGGCAAGGTAACAGCTCGGTCGGCAGCCGATCACACGGTGAAGGTGGAAGTCACCCGGCTCCAGCCCGGCCGCGACTATTGGTACTGGTTCTCCGGTGAGGGCGAGGAGCGCTCGCCAATGGGCCAGTTCCGCACGTTGCCGGTGGGCGCGGCCGACGATCTGGTGCTCGCGATCGCCTCGTGCCAGCTTTACCCAGGCGGGCTGTTCAACGCCTATGCCGACATGGCCGCTCTGCCGCGGTTGGACGCGGTGGTCCACCTTGGCGACTATATTTATGAATATGGCGCAGAGGGTTACGGCGTGGAGATCGGGCGTCGGCTCGGTCGCCTGCCGGATCCGCCACACGAAATCCTGACCCTTGCGGATTATCGGCGCCGCCATGCGCAGGTGAAGTCCGATGGCGACATGCAGGCGGCCCATGCCCGCGCGGCCTTCATCTGCGTGTGGGACGATCACGAAGTCGCCAATGACGGGTGGATCGGCGGGGCGGAGAACCACGATCCTGCAACCGAGGGTGATTGGAAAGCGCGCAAGGCTGCTGCGATGCAGGCCTATTTCGAATGGATGCCGATCCGGGATCCCAAGGCTGGCAAGCCATGGGAGGCGATCAACCGCAGCTTCGAATTCGGCGATCTGGCGACGCTCGCTATGGTGGAAACGCGCTTGCTGGCCCGTTCGCGACAAGCCGAGGTGAAGGGCGGCACGCCTGGCAAGGAGCAGTTCGCGGCGGTGATGGCTGAACGCGCGCGGCCCGATCGCGAGTTGCTGGGCCCTGATCAGCAGCGCTGGCTGGAAGGCGTGCTGGCGCAATCCGTCCGAGCCGCCAAGCCATGGCAGCTGCTGGGCAATCAGGTGATCATGGCGCGGGTGGCCGGCCCCGACCTGACCACCGGCCCGAATGCTGCAGCCAGTGCCGCGCGCATTGCCGCGCTGCCGCCTGCGTTTCGGCAGCGGATCGAGCAGGCGGCCGCCGGCTACAAGGCTGGTCTGCCGTTCAATTTCGACGCTTGGGACGGCTACCCCGCCGCGCGAGAGCGCCTGTACGCCGCCTTCCGGCGCGCCGGTTCGAAGCCGGTCGTGCTGGCGGGCGATAGCCATGCGGCCTGGGCGAACGACCTGTATGACGATGGTGGCGCGCTCGTCGCGTCCGAGTTCGGCGCCACGGCGATCACCAGTCCGTCTTACGGCTCGCTGCTGCCCGGCATTGGCGAGGCGCTGGCCGACGCGAACAAGGAGGTCGCGTTCTGCGATCAGGACAGTAAGGGCTACACCCTGCTGACGCTGACCCCGGCTGCGGCGACTGCACAGTTCGTTGCCGTGTCGACGGTGCTGGCCAAGCCGTTCGACCGCCGGGTCGCCGCCACTTATCGCGCGCTTCCTGGTCAGGCGCGAACCACGCTGGAGAAGCTCTGA
- a CDS encoding TonB-dependent receptor, with the protein MGYRKSFAVLLATTAFVSAPAFAQAVIQDPAASEGAGGDIIVTAQKIEQRATDVPITISAVTGERMAEIGVSDLDELSNYIPGLNIQEQSANNPGIVIRGITSDSGSAQQGPRVTLYYNGVDISRSRGSYQAIYDMERVEVIKGPQATLFGTASAVGAISLTSARPRAGFSGALTAGYGNYDATLLSGYINGGSDTLAGRIAFEWKKRDGYVENLSERQEEELYSQDQLGIRASVRYAPTDALTVDLIGTYDQQRNGGTPFISRVLPTEAGPGDPFGKAHLGGSPLSAQVLGDDQLGLNREVYDLNLTATYEFAPGFTFTTVNGYREFDSREVFDADGSAAWFLEFAEISKGWQASHEGRFSYSDPQWRASFGWNVFVEDNFQNVPLSSEEGTFLQCASFLQGAPLLPGLGCINAAGVVTAAQATALATRGAATQIPYSSEFENQGENDSYSVFADTTWIPTSALELTAGVRLLIEQRKSGYFARVPRPILNPAATSLVPGQIDTGGQTFTAQRSYAAVLPRFNALYRVSPDVNIFGTISKGRRSPVVQLNARLSGGVGVPNLQLVPEENVWNYEAGLKGALGPVSGSLGVYYQKYDGFQVSVLQPNGTSLTQSAGTASNLGVEAELNVRAASWLNLFGNVGFIDGGIDENDSFASTFSGARFRLQPEWQAAAGFTIDAPFGNDMRFFMTPTVTYRSRIFFEVPNNIALSQGPVTLVNARAGVSFADERFEVAGFIRNATDERYLLDAGNTGGSFRTPTFIPAEPRFYGVQLTGRF; encoded by the coding sequence ATGGGTTATCGTAAGTCGTTCGCGGTCCTGCTTGCCACCACTGCGTTCGTCAGCGCGCCAGCGTTTGCGCAAGCGGTGATCCAGGATCCGGCGGCCTCGGAAGGGGCTGGCGGCGACATCATCGTCACGGCGCAGAAGATCGAGCAGCGCGCGACGGACGTGCCGATCACCATTTCGGCCGTGACGGGCGAACGCATGGCGGAGATCGGCGTCAGTGATCTGGATGAGCTGTCCAACTACATTCCCGGCCTCAACATCCAGGAGCAGAGCGCCAATAACCCCGGTATCGTGATCCGCGGCATCACCTCGGATTCCGGGTCGGCGCAGCAGGGGCCACGCGTGACGCTCTATTACAATGGCGTCGACATCTCGCGGTCGCGCGGTTCCTACCAGGCGATCTATGACATGGAGCGCGTGGAGGTCATCAAGGGGCCGCAGGCGACCCTGTTCGGCACCGCTTCTGCGGTCGGCGCGATCAGCCTCACTTCCGCCCGTCCGCGCGCCGGCTTTTCCGGTGCGTTGACCGCCGGCTATGGCAATTACGATGCCACGCTGCTTTCCGGCTATATCAACGGCGGCTCGGATACGCTTGCCGGTCGCATTGCCTTCGAATGGAAGAAGCGCGACGGCTATGTCGAGAACCTGTCCGAGCGGCAGGAAGAGGAACTCTATTCACAGGACCAGCTCGGCATTCGCGCGTCGGTGCGCTATGCCCCCACGGACGCACTGACCGTCGACCTGATCGGCACCTATGATCAGCAGCGCAACGGCGGCACTCCCTTCATCTCGCGCGTGCTGCCGACGGAGGCCGGGCCCGGAGATCCGTTTGGCAAGGCGCATCTTGGCGGCTCGCCCTTATCGGCTCAGGTGCTTGGCGACGACCAGCTCGGCCTCAACCGTGAGGTATATGATCTCAATCTGACTGCGACCTACGAATTCGCGCCTGGCTTCACCTTCACGACGGTGAACGGCTATCGCGAGTTCGACAGCCGCGAGGTCTTCGATGCGGACGGCTCCGCGGCCTGGTTCCTTGAATTTGCGGAGATCTCGAAGGGCTGGCAGGCGAGCCATGAGGGGCGCTTCTCCTACAGCGATCCGCAATGGCGCGCGTCGTTCGGCTGGAACGTCTTTGTCGAGGACAATTTCCAGAACGTGCCCTTGTCCTCGGAAGAGGGTACGTTCCTGCAATGCGCCTCATTCTTGCAAGGGGCGCCGCTTCTTCCGGGCCTGGGATGTATCAACGCCGCTGGCGTTGTCACGGCGGCGCAGGCGACGGCGCTGGCGACACGCGGTGCAGCGACCCAGATCCCTTATTCGTCCGAGTTCGAGAACCAGGGCGAGAATGACAGCTATTCCGTTTTCGCGGACACGACCTGGATCCCGACCAGTGCCCTTGAGCTGACCGCGGGCGTGCGCCTGCTGATCGAACAGCGCAAGTCAGGCTATTTCGCCCGCGTTCCCCGTCCGATCCTCAACCCCGCGGCGACGTCGCTCGTCCCGGGTCAGATAGACACGGGCGGCCAGACCTTCACGGCGCAGCGATCCTATGCCGCCGTGCTGCCGCGCTTCAACGCGCTCTATCGCGTCAGCCCGGACGTCAACATCTTCGGCACCATCTCCAAGGGGCGTCGCTCGCCTGTGGTGCAGCTCAATGCACGCCTCTCCGGCGGTGTGGGCGTCCCCAACCTGCAACTGGTGCCGGAAGAAAACGTCTGGAACTATGAGGCCGGGCTGAAGGGTGCGCTGGGGCCGGTCTCCGGCTCGCTGGGTGTCTATTACCAGAAGTACGATGGCTTCCAGGTCAGCGTTCTTCAGCCGAACGGAACTTCGCTGACGCAAAGTGCCGGTACTGCCAGCAATCTGGGCGTCGAGGCCGAGCTCAACGTGCGCGCAGCGTCATGGCTGAACCTCTTCGGCAACGTCGGCTTCATCGATGGCGGCATCGACGAGAACGATTCCTTCGCCTCGACCTTCTCGGGCGCGCGCTTCCGCTTGCAGCCGGAGTGGCAGGCAGCGGCCGGCTTCACCATCGACGCGCCGTTCGGCAACGACATGCGCTTCTTCATGACCCCGACGGTCACGTATCGTAGCCGCATCTTCTTCGAAGTGCCGAACAACATCGCCCTGTCGCAAGGCCCCGTCACGCTGGTCAACGCCCGGGCTGGTGTCAGCTTCGCCGACGAACGCTTCGAGGTGGCCGGCTTCATCCGCAATGCGACGGACGAACGCTATTTGCTTGACGCCGGAAACACCGGCGGCAGCTTCCGGACACCGACGTTCATCCCGGCCGAGCCGCGCTTCTACGGCGTCCAGCTCACCGGCCGCTTCTGA
- a CDS encoding alpha-ketoglutarate-dependent dioxygenase AlkB: MTLDLFDLPVLPGLRSQADLVDKHEEVALIAAIDAASLSPFRFRGWEGKRLTISFGWSYDFERMRLEHADALPDWLLPLRDRAAAFAGLPPADLVQALLIRYDPGAGIGWHRDRPAFEHVVGLSLGAPATMRFRRREGERFARVNVPLAPRGAYHLSGEARHDWEHSIAEMDQTRWSITFRSLARRELARLANAGPATA; encoded by the coding sequence ATGACCTTGGACTTGTTCGATCTTCCGGTTCTGCCCGGCCTTCGTTCGCAGGCCGATCTTGTCGACAAACATGAAGAAGTGGCGCTGATCGCGGCCATTGATGCCGCCAGCCTTTCGCCATTCCGGTTCCGAGGCTGGGAAGGGAAGCGACTGACGATTTCCTTCGGCTGGAGCTATGATTTCGAGCGCATGCGCCTCGAACATGCGGACGCTTTGCCCGATTGGCTGCTGCCGCTCCGCGATCGCGCGGCGGCCTTTGCCGGGTTGCCACCAGCCGACTTGGTGCAGGCGCTTCTGATCCGTTATGATCCCGGCGCTGGCATCGGATGGCATCGGGATCGTCCCGCCTTCGAACATGTCGTCGGCCTGTCGCTCGGCGCGCCTGCCACCATGCGCTTCCGCCGCCGCGAGGGCGAGCGTTTCGCACGGGTCAACGTTCCGCTGGCGCCGCGCGGCGCGTATCACCTTTCCGGTGAGGCGCGGCACGATTGGGAGCATAGCATCGCCGAAATGGATCAGACCCGCTGGTCGATCACCTTCCGCAGCCTGGCGCGTCGGGAACTCGCCCGTTTGGCCAACGCCGGACCAGCGACGGCGTGA